A DNA window from Hevea brasiliensis isolate MT/VB/25A 57/8 chromosome 2, ASM3005281v1, whole genome shotgun sequence contains the following coding sequences:
- the LOC110663020 gene encoding axial regulator YABBY 1, with product MSSSSAAFSPDHLSPSDQLCYVHCNFCDTVLAVSVPCSSLFKTVTVRCGHCTNLLTVNMRSLLLPSANQLHLGHAFFNPQNILEEIRSAAPQNMLINQPNPNEPFIPVRGGMEELPKQPAVNRPPEKRQRVPSAYNRFIKDEIQRIKAGNPDISHREAFSAAAKNWAHFPHIQFGLMPDQPVKKTNVRQQEGDEVLMKDGLFAPSNLGVAPY from the exons ATGTCCTCCTCATCAGCTGCTTTTTCACCGGACCACCTCTCTCCCTCCGACCAGCTCTGTTACGTCCATTGCAACTTTTGTGACACTGTCCTCGCG GTGAGCGTGCCTTGCTCTAGCTTGTTCAAGACTGTCACGGTTCGATGCGGCCACTGCACCAACCTTTTGACCGTGAACATGCGTAGCCTGCTTCTTCCTTCGGCTAACCAGCTGCACCTTGGTCATGCTTTCTTCAATCCGCAGAACATCCTG GAGGAGATCAGGAGCGCGGCACCACAGAATATGCTGATAAATCAACCCAATCCTAATGAGCCATTTATCCCAGTGAGAGGAGGAATGGAGGAGCTCCCTAAGCAACCCGCGGTTAACAGAC CTCCGGAGAAGAGACAGAGAGTCCCATCAGCCTACAACCGCTTTATCAA GGACGAGATCCAACGCATCAAAGCTGGAAATCCTGATATAAGCCACAGAGAGGCCTTTAGTGCAGCTGCAAAAAAT TGGGCCCACTTCCCACACATCCAATTCGGACTCATGCCTGATCAACCCGTGAAGAAAACCAATGTGCGCCAACAG GAAGGAGATGAAGTTCTCATGAAAGATGGGCTTTTTGCTCCTTCCAATCTGGGTGTTGCACCCTACTAA
- the LOC110663021 gene encoding protein GRAVITROPIC IN THE LIGHT 1 produces the protein MTQVMDATSTTPKAPPISEMFQKFALAFKTKTFEFFADDTAADDPSDVDGLSLLDSAEDFIPDQKVIILKPDQPLYQNSVSSPTPSRIPQQLSHQSRINNSTDHTHTTPLNAQSAHTLISSIFATVSSFEASYLQLQIAHVPFNEDSIKAADEALVAHLQSMSDFKQFYVDLCRNPDFGAALPIGSCLEAQVQENQSKLRVLGIVSDHLQAEIDRKDNEFSALRKKLGDIQKSNSKLAKRLSGNLNLPSSCDVLLSVRVLDSLINDACRATHKFTKILIDLMRKAGWDLDLAANSVHADIEYAKTGHNRYAFLSYFCLGMFRGFDLKSFGLDEGDTEILSNGHISDSDKTHSSLKQLLEHVSSSPVELLHRNHNCEFSRFCEKKYQELVHTTMESSIFSNLDQNEVVLNSWRSLSIFYESFVNMASAVWTLHKLAFSFDPVVEIFQVERGVDFSVVYMEDVTRRCTLPAKSRMKVGYTVVPGFKIGRTIIQSQVYLCGLKCTE, from the coding sequence ATGACACAAGTTATGGATGCCACCTCAACTACGCCCAAAGCCCCACCCATCTCTGAAATGTTCCAGAAGTTTGCCCTCGCTTTCAAGACCAAAACTTTCGAATTCTTCGCCGATGACACCGCCGCCGATGACCCCTCCGACGTCGACGGTCTTTCCCTCCTCGACTCCGCTGAAGATTTCATTCCCGATCAGAAAGTTATTATCCTCAAGCCCGATCAACCCCTCTATCAGAATTCAGTGAGCTCTCCAACTCCTTCGAGGATACCTCAACAATTATCACACCAATCGAGGATAAATAATTCCACGGACCACACCCATACCACGCCTTTAAACGCTCAGTCCGCTCATACTTTGATTTCTTCTATATTTGCGACAGTTTCTTCATTTGAAGCTTCGTATCTGCAGCTACAGATTGCCCACGTGCCTTTCAATGAAGACAGTATAAAGGCGGCGGATGAAGCTCTGGTTGCGCATCTTCAGAGTATGTCTGATTTCAAGCAGTTCTATGTGGATTTGTGTAGGAATCCCGACTTCGGGGCAGCTTTGCCTATTGGGTCTTGCTTGGAAGCTCAAGTACAGGAAAATCAAAGCAAGCTGAGAGTTCTGGGGATTGTTTCGGACCATTTACAAGCAGAGATTGATCGAAAGGATAACGAATTTTCGGCTTTAAGGAAGAAATTGGGCGACATACAAAAGTCTAATTCCAAGTTAGCAAAGAGATTATCTGGTAATTTGAATTTGCCTTCTTCTTGTGATGTTTTGTTGTCTGTTAGGGTTCTCGATTCTTTGATAAATGATGCTTGTAGAGCTACACATAAATTCACGAAGATTTTGATAGATTTAATGAGAAAAGCTGGATGGGACTTAGATTTGGCTGCGAATTCAGTTCATGCTGATATTGAATATGCAAAAACAGGGCATAATCGCTACGCTTTTCTCTCATATTTTTGTTTGGGTATGTTTCGAGGTTTTGACTTAAAGAGTTTTGGTTTGGATGAGGGTGATACTGAAATCCTTTCTAATGGGCATATTTCTGATTCTGATAAGACCCACAGTTCGTTGAAGCAGTTGCTTGAGCATGTGTCTAGCAGTCCTGTGGAGTTGCTACATAGGAATCATAACTGTGAATTTTCAAGATTTTGTGAAAAGAAGTATCAAGAGCTTGTTCATACAACAATGGAATCATCGATTTTCAGCAATTTGGATCAAAATGAAGTTGTTTTGAATTCATGGAGATCACTTAGTATATTCTATGAGTCATTTGTTAACATGGCTAGTGCAGTGTGGACGCTTCATAAGCTGGCGTTTTCATTTGATCCTGTTGTTGAGATTTTCCAGGTGGAAAGAGGGGTTGATTTTTCAGTGGTATATATGGAAGATGTAACTAGAAGATGCACCTTGCCAGCTAAAAGCCGGATGAAGGTGGGGTACACAGTAGTTCCAGGATTTAAGATTGGGAGAACAATTATTCAGTCCCAGGTCTATTTATGTGGTTTGAAATGTACAGAATAG
- the LOC110662988 gene encoding protein RGF1 INDUCIBLE TRANSCRIPTION FACTOR 1 produces MLVSSHLLPHWLQVLFTEKFFNACIIHEEAKKNEKNIYCLDCCISICPHCLSPHNSHRLLQIRRYVYHDVIRLGDAQKLFDCAFVQSYTTNSAKVVFLNPRPQTRQFRGSGNVCGTCDRSLQDPYLFCSLSCKVDCIIKTKGVSGLSSFLFDCNFLSLSEPVSDDGLMTPDSVLEPNASTRTSSSSGGCGGVGCRTLACTATTEIVRKKRSSLSACRPIFPRISEMSAGMMNRRKKTPNRAPLY; encoded by the exons atg CTGGTTTCTTCACATCTACTTCCTCACTGGCTTCAAGTTCTTTTCACAGAGAAGTTCTTCAACGCTTGTATAATTCACGAAGAAGCAAAGAAGAATGAAAAGAACATATACTGCTTAGACTGTTGCATCAGTATATGCCCTCACTGCTTGTCTCCCCACAACTCTCACCGCCTCTTGCAG ATAAGAAGGTATGTTTATCACGATGTAATAAGGCTGGGCGATGCTCAGAAGCTGTTCGACTGCGCCTTTGTTCAA TCCTACACCACTAACAGCGCAAAAGTGGTATTTTTAAACCCAAGGCCTCAAACAAGACAATTCAGAGGCTCCGGCAACGTGTGCGGCACCTGTGACAGAAGTCTACAAGACCCTTATCTCTTCTGCTCTCTTTCCTGCAAG GTTGATTGTATCATTAAAACAAAAGGTGTGAGTGGGCTCTCAAGTTTTCTCTTTGATTGCAACTTTTTGTCCTTATCCGAGCCGGTTTCAGACGACGGTTTGATGACTCCAGACTCAGTGCTTGAACCGAACGCTTCAACCCGGACATCTTCTAGTTCAGGTGGGTGTGGTGGGGTTGGGTGCAGGACGCTTGCTTGCACTGCTACAACTGAGATTGTGAGAAAGAAAAGGAGTAGTTTGTCGGCTTGCCGGCCAATATTCCCACGGATATCCGAAATGTCGGCTGGTATGATGAACCGGAGAAAGAAGACTCCGAACCGGGCTCCGCTCTATTGA
- the LOC110663022 gene encoding vesicle-associated protein 1-3, protein MVFEFHPCFSDRKVMTTGDLLNIQPTELKFPFELKKQSSCSMQLTNKSDKYVAFKVKTTNPKKYYVRPNTGIILPQTSCNVTVTMQAPKEAPHDMQCKDKFLLQSVAAPDGTTMKDITPDMFNKENGKDVEEFKLRVVYIPANPPSPVPEESEEESSLSASVLENGNQDALLFEAVSRSLEEPKEKSSEAWSTISKLTEEKASVLQQNQQLRQEVELMRRQGSKTPDGGFSLFLVVLVGLFGILVGYVVKRT, encoded by the exons ATGGTATTTGAATTTCACCCCTGCTTTTCTGATCGGAAAGTCATGACCACTGGAGATCTTCTCAACATTCAACCCACGGAACTCAAATTCCCAT TTGAATTGAAGAAGCAGAGTTCATGTTCTATGCAATTGACTAACAAGTCAGATAAGTATGTGGCTTTTAAG GTTAAAACGACCAATCCCAAGAAATACTATGTTCGTCCCAACACTGGCATCATTTTGCCTCAGACCTCTTGCAATGTTACAG TTACAATGCAAGCCCCAAAAGAGGCACCCCATGATATGCAATGCAAGGACAAATTCCTTCTTCAGAGTGTTGCTGCTCCTGATGGTACAACCATGAAAGATATAACTCCAGATATG TTTAATAAGGAGAATGGTAAAGATGTAGAGGAGTTCAAATTGCGTGTAGTCTACATCCCTGCTAATCCTCCCTCACCTGTCCCAGAAGAATCTGAAGAAGAATCATCTCTGAGTGCTTCTGTGCTTGAGAATGGTAATCAAGATGCTTTGTTGTTTGAAGCT GTATCAAGATCTTTAGAGGAGCCTAAAGAGAAATCTTCGGAG GCATGGTCTACCATATCTAAGTTGACTGAGGAGAAAGCTTCTGTGCTGCAACAAAATCAACAGCTACGACAAGAAGTG GAATTGATGAGAAGACAAGGTAGCAAAACTCCTGATGGTGGCTTCTCTTTATTTCTTGTGGTGTTGGTTGGTCTATTTGGTATCCTGGTTGGCTATGTTGTGAAGAGAACATAG
- the LOC110663023 gene encoding 14 kDa proline-rich protein DC2.15 isoform X3 — MASKAVASTALFLSLNLLFFTLVSSTHHLVPCPSPVATATCPRDTPRLGVCSKLLNDLLHLVVGTPQKKPCCPLIQGLADLEAAVCLCTVLKANVLGINLNVPIS; from the coding sequence ATGGCTTCCAAGGCTGTTGCAAGCACTGCCCTTTTTCTCTCCCTTAACCTTCTCTTCTTCACTTTGGTGAGCTCAACTCATCATCTTGTCCCTTGTCCATCACCAGTAGCTACGGCCACTTGCCCAAGAGACACCCCAAGGCTAGGAGTATGCTCTAAATTATTAAACGATTTGTTGCACCTTGTAGTGGGAACCCCACAAAAGAAACCATGCTGCCCTCTCATTCAAGGTCTTGCTGATCTTGAGGCCGCCGTTTGCCTTTGCACTGTCCTTAAGGCCAATGTTTTGGGCATCAATCTTAACGTTCCTATCTCATGA
- the LOC110663023 gene encoding spindle and kinetochore-associated protein 1 homolog isoform X1 produces MAVNQAGSSLDSLISSFNTRIAELQELVIGRNMYAAGSITDLSAVDAALKAMELQIQAIKDRLREETEAIPKAKKLINASLQQQKKLQSLSVHIPSHLPERITVLNSDTNRSVHSEASNLQPGFGSLKTEEEPAALPKGKKGRASPPLWYITADELDSLSSYMRGRLTLDKVNAAINDMAAYAEMNSQLIGASKKKLAENLWEKALEVRDIAMTETIKGKHFFLETDIKGPTLKLDNTGKAILTATISVCINRSLANYFIANSNHHPIPKNGFQGCCKHCPFSLP; encoded by the exons atggCAGTGAATCAAGCTGGTTCGTCGCTCGATTCTCTCATATCTTCGTTTAATACTCGAATCGCTGAGCTTCAAGAACTCGTTATCGGCCGAAACA TGTATGCGGCGGGCAGCATCACTGATCTGTCGGCGGTGGATGCTGCATTGAAGGCGATGGAGCTGCAGATACAAGCTATCAAGGACCGGTTGCGTGAGGAGACTGAGGCTATTCCTAAAGCTAAG AAACTCATCAATGCATCACTGCAGCAGCAGAAGAAGTTGCAGAGTTTGTCTGTTCATATTCCCTCGCATTTGCCAGAAAGAATTACCGTATTGAATTCAGATACAAATAGAAG TGTACATTCTGAAGCCTCTAATCTACAACCTGGGTTTGGTTCTTTGAAGACTGAGGAGGAGCCTGCAGCATTACCCAAG GGAAAAAAGGGCCGTGCCTCTCCACCGTTATGGTATATAACTGCTGATGAGCTAGATTCCCTGTCCTC ATACATGAGAGGAAGGCTCACACTAGATAAGGTTAATGCTGCTATCAATGACATGGCAGCATATGCTGAAATGAATTCTCAGCTTATTGGAGCCTCAAAGAAAAAG CTGGCAGAAAATCTATGGGAAAAAGCATTG GAAGTAAGGGATATTGCAATGACAGAAACAATAAAGGGAAAACACTTTTTCCTTGAAACAGACATAAAAGGGCCAACATTGAAGCTTGACAACACCGGAAAAGCTATACTGACA GCAACAATCTCCGTCTGCATAAACCGTAGCCTAGCAAATTACTTCATTGCCAATTCCAATCACCATCCCATACCCAAAAATGGCTTCCAAGGCTGTTGCAAGCACTGCCCTTTTTCTCTCCCTTAA
- the LOC110663023 gene encoding spindle and kinetochore-associated protein 1 homolog isoform X2, producing the protein MAVNQAGSSLDSLISSFNTRIAELQELVIGRNMYAAGSITDLSAVDAALKAMELQIQAIKDRLREETEAIPKAKKLINASLQQQKKLQSLSVHIPSHLPERITVLNSDTNRSVHSEASNLQPGFGSLKTEEEPAALPKGKKGRASPPLWYITADELDSLSSYMRGRLTLDKVNAAINDMAAYAEMNSQLIGASKKKLAENLWEKALEVRDIAMTETIKGKHFFLETDIKGPTLKLDNTGKAILTALRHLGRISETRIGHHRVIILLKPQ; encoded by the exons atggCAGTGAATCAAGCTGGTTCGTCGCTCGATTCTCTCATATCTTCGTTTAATACTCGAATCGCTGAGCTTCAAGAACTCGTTATCGGCCGAAACA TGTATGCGGCGGGCAGCATCACTGATCTGTCGGCGGTGGATGCTGCATTGAAGGCGATGGAGCTGCAGATACAAGCTATCAAGGACCGGTTGCGTGAGGAGACTGAGGCTATTCCTAAAGCTAAG AAACTCATCAATGCATCACTGCAGCAGCAGAAGAAGTTGCAGAGTTTGTCTGTTCATATTCCCTCGCATTTGCCAGAAAGAATTACCGTATTGAATTCAGATACAAATAGAAG TGTACATTCTGAAGCCTCTAATCTACAACCTGGGTTTGGTTCTTTGAAGACTGAGGAGGAGCCTGCAGCATTACCCAAG GGAAAAAAGGGCCGTGCCTCTCCACCGTTATGGTATATAACTGCTGATGAGCTAGATTCCCTGTCCTC ATACATGAGAGGAAGGCTCACACTAGATAAGGTTAATGCTGCTATCAATGACATGGCAGCATATGCTGAAATGAATTCTCAGCTTATTGGAGCCTCAAAGAAAAAG CTGGCAGAAAATCTATGGGAAAAAGCATTG GAAGTAAGGGATATTGCAATGACAGAAACAATAAAGGGAAAACACTTTTTCCTTGAAACAGACATAAAAGGGCCAACATTGAAGCTTGACAACACCGGAAAAGCTATACTGACA GCTCTTCGTCACCTTGGTCGCATCAGTGAGACCCGGATCGGGCATCATCGTGTGATCATTCTTTTGAAGCCCCAGTGA